Proteins from one Ricinus communis isolate WT05 ecotype wild-type chromosome 9, ASM1957865v1, whole genome shotgun sequence genomic window:
- the LOC8280189 gene encoding CBL-interacting serine/threonine-protein kinase 7, which yields MEPPPRGPPLSRTTSNTLPTTLLNKYELGKLLGRGSFAKVYAARSLADNNKLVAIKIIDKTRTIDAAMEPRIICEISAMRRLQHHPNILKIHEVMATKTKIYLVMELALGGELFSKVFQRGKLSESKARRYFQQLVSALHFCHQNGVAHRDVKPQNLLLDANGNLKVSDFGLSALAEAQNDGSTVLQTACGTPAFTAPEVMARRGYDGAQSDAWSCGVILFFLLSAQLPFDDTNLAVMYKKIHKRDYQMPSASKSAKSIIMQLLDPNPSTRMSIEQLMKHSWFLKNYELPTQNSMFELEQTKCCKFDTSTVTAFDIISLSSGLDLSGLFEATNRREKRFTSMEKVERIMERVREVGGRLGYRIEEGKSGAIGLGKGRVALMFEALEIAEQLMVVEVKVVEGGGVEFEEVQWVELKDGLQDVVLNWHNDAM from the coding sequence ATGGAACCACCACCACGGGGTCCACCACTTTCAAGAACCACCTCCAACACCCTCCCTACCACGCTCCTGAACAAATATGAACTCGGTAAGTTATTAGGCCGCGGCAGTTTCGCTAAAGTTTATGCGGCTCGTTCTTTAGCTGATAATAATAAACTTGTGGCAATAAAGATAATCGATAAAACACGAACCATAGACGCCGCTATGGAGCCGAGGATTATTTGTGAGATCTCCGCTATGCGTAGACTGCAACACCATCCTAATATCTTGAAGATCCATGAAGTTATGGCTACCAAGACCAAAATCTACCTTGTCATGGAACTTGCATTAGGCggtgagttgttttctaaggtCTTTCAACGCGGTAAGCTCAGTGAATCTAAGGCTAGACGTTACTTTCAACAACTCGTGTCTGCTTTGCATTTTTGTCACCAAAATGGCGTTGCTCATCGCGATGTCAAGCCTCAGAATCTGCTTCTTGATGCTAATGGTAATCTTAAAGTGTCGGATTTTGGGCTCTCAGCTTTGGCTGAGGCCCAGAATGATGGTAGTACTGTTCTTCAAACGGCTTGTGGTACACCGGCTTTCACGGCCCCAGAGGTTATGGCAAGACGGGGATATGACGGAGCTCAATCGGATGCTTGGTCTTGTGGGGTGATattgttctttttattatctGCTCAATTGCCGTTTGATGATACTAATCTTGCAGTTATGTATAAAAAGATTCATAAAAGAGACTACCAAATGCCTTCCGCTTCAAAATCAGCTAAATCGATTATTATGCAGCTTCTCGATCCGAATCCGAGTACAAGGATGAGCATAGAACAACTAATGAAACATTCTTGGTTCTTGAAGAATTATGAATTACCAACTCAAAATAGTATGTTTGAGTTAGAACAAACAAAATGTTGTAAATTTGATACTTCTACTGTTACTGCATTTGATATCATATCTTTGTCTTCTGGATTGGATTTATCGGGGCTTTTTGAGGCTACAAATAGAAGAGAGAAGAGATTTACCTCGATGGAGAAAGTGGagagaattatggagagaGTGAGAGAGGTTGGTGGGAGATTGGGATATAGAATTGAAGAAGGGAAAAGTGGGGCAATTGGGCTGGGGAAAGGAAGGGTGGCTTTGATGTTTGAGGCGTTGGAAATAGCAGAGCAATTGATGGTGGTGGAAGTGAAGGTGGTTGAGGGTGGTGGTGTGGAGTTTGAGGAGGTTCAGTGGGTGGAGTTGAAAGATGGGCTTCAAGATGTGGTGCTTAATTGGCATAATGATGCTATGTGA